A region from the Campylobacter blaseri genome encodes:
- a CDS encoding DNA polymerase III subunit gamma/tau, with the protein MQALALKYRPRNYEELIGQESVSKTLSYALDDGRLGHAYLFSGLRGSGKTSSARIFAKALLCDQGPTSKPCEICPNCQMANDGRHIDIVEMDGASNRKIDDIRELIEQTKYAPASARFKIFIIDEVHMLTKEAFNALLKTLEEPPSYVKFILATTDPLKLPATVLSRTQHFRFKPIAKNMIVNHLENIIKKEEIPYEIEALDMIARRGSGSLRDSITLLDQAIVFSDKNITQDAIASMLGILDPQKIEEILKIIIKQDRDSAISIIKELENYDPETIIDELIANLKDKFLNRDPKFSFLMYERFLRILSEAKNMLFINSDGGFTLAMTMFLMMEAMNLKSIDKIIEKSTEQSKQSTFKPLKQEDTEKESLASNVANKPEESPYDRFLARIYDRDYDIGKCFEEDVEFVKFEENKLYLISRAEGKNQELLRRGSRAILEVLRSTFDNNTKIEIKPEKKNEARDSLKIDKDLEKLTKIQEHEEERSMDHKKKLSSLMSELQGQSSSAQESKDDRKLSELRRLFGEPSKILEN; encoded by the coding sequence ATGCAAGCTTTAGCCCTAAAATACAGACCAAGAAACTATGAAGAGCTTATAGGTCAAGAAAGTGTGTCTAAAACACTTTCTTACGCATTAGATGACGGAAGATTGGGACATGCTTATCTTTTTAGTGGACTTAGGGGAAGTGGAAAAACTTCAAGTGCAAGAATATTTGCCAAAGCTTTACTTTGCGATCAAGGCCCAACAAGCAAACCTTGTGAAATTTGTCCAAATTGTCAAATGGCAAATGATGGAAGACATATCGATATAGTGGAAATGGATGGCGCAAGCAATAGAAAAATCGATGATATTAGAGAGCTTATAGAACAAACTAAATACGCTCCTGCTAGTGCTAGATTTAAAATATTTATAATTGATGAAGTGCATATGTTAACAAAAGAGGCATTTAATGCACTGTTAAAAACGCTTGAAGAGCCACCTAGTTATGTTAAATTTATACTTGCAACAACTGATCCTCTAAAACTTCCTGCAACTGTTCTTTCAAGAACACAACACTTTAGATTTAAACCCATTGCTAAAAATATGATAGTAAACCACCTTGAAAATATAATTAAAAAAGAAGAAATTCCATACGAAATTGAAGCTTTAGATATGATAGCAAGAAGAGGTTCAGGTTCTCTTAGGGATAGTATTACTTTGCTTGATCAAGCAATTGTATTTTCAGATAAAAACATAACACAAGATGCAATTGCTTCTATGCTTGGAATTTTAGATCCACAAAAAATTGAAGAAATTTTAAAAATAATAATAAAACAAGATAGAGATAGTGCAATTTCTATTATAAAAGAACTTGAAAATTATGATCCTGAAACAATTATAGATGAATTAATAGCAAATTTAAAAGATAAATTTTTAAACAGAGATCCAAAATTTAGTTTTTTAATGTATGAGAGATTTTTAAGGATACTAAGCGAAGCAAAAAATATGCTTTTTATAAATAGTGATGGTGGATTTACTTTGGCTATGACTATGTTTTTGATGATGGAGGCTATGAATTTAAAAAGCATAGATAAAATCATAGAAAAAAGCACAGAACAGTCTAAACAAAGCACTTTTAAACCATTAAAACAAGAAGATACAGAAAAAGAAAGCTTAGCTTCTAATGTTGCAAACAAACCAGAAGAGAGTCCTTATGATAGGTTTTTAGCAAGGATTTATGACAGGGATTATGATATTGGAAAATGTTTTGAAGAGGATGTTGAGTTTGTTAAATTTGAAGAAAATAAGCTATATTTAATATCAAGAGCAGAAGGTAAAAACCAAGAGCTTTTAAGAAGGGGTTCAAGAGCTATTTTAGAGGTTTTAAGAAGCACTTTTGATAACAATACCAAGATAGAAATTAAGCCCGAAAAAAAAAATGAAGCTAGAGATAGCCTAAAAATAGATAAAGACTTAGAAAAGCTCACAAAAATACAAGAGCACGAAGAAGAAAGAAGT